A single region of the Eulemur rufifrons isolate Redbay chromosome 8, OSU_ERuf_1, whole genome shotgun sequence genome encodes:
- the LOC138390766 gene encoding antigen-presenting glycoprotein CD1d-like isoform X2, whose product MRSLLLLPLWALLRVWGSPEVPQRHFPFRCLQISSFANSSWTRTDGLAWLGELQTHTWSNDSDTIRFLKPWSRGKFSDQQWDMLQHTFRVYRTSFTRDIQEFVKMLRLAYPIELQLSAGCEVHPGNTSTNFFHVAHEGKDILSFQGTSWEPAPEAPVWINVAVGVLNHDQGTRETVQWLLNDTCPQLVTGLLEAGKSELEKQVKPEAWLSSGPSPGPGRLLLVCHVSGFYPKPVWVRWMRGEQEQPGTQHSDLLPNADWTWYLQATLDVAAGEAAGLSCRVKHSSLEGQDIILHWGGSHASLGLIILAVLVCLVSLLALIVGLRLWLKRHRSYQDIL is encoded by the exons ATGAGGTCCCTGCTGCTTCTGCCGCTCTGGGCGCTCCTCCGGGTGTGGGGAAGTCCTGAGG TCCCGCAAAGGCATTTCCCCTTCCGCTGCCTCCAGATCTCGTCCTTCGCCAACAGCAGCTGGACGCGCACGGACGGCTTGGCGTGGCTGGGGGAGCTGCAGACCCACACTTGGAGCAATGACTCGGACACCATCCGCTTCCTGAAGCCGTGGTCCCGGGGCAAATTCAGCGACCAGCAGTGGGACATGCTGCAGCATACCTTTCGAGTTTACCGAACCAGCTTCACCAGGGACATACAGGAATTCGTCAAAATGCTGCGCTTAGCCT ATCCCATTGAGCTCCAACTGTCTGCTGGCTGTGAGGTGCACCCTGGGAACACCTCAACAAACTTCTTCCACGTAGCACATGAAGGAAAGGATATCCTGAGTTTCCAAGGAACTTCTTGGGAGCCAGCCCCAGAGGCCCCAGTTTGGATAAATGTGGCTGTCGGAGTGCTCAACCATGACCAAGGCACCAGGGAAACAGTGCAGTGGCTTCTCAATGACACCTGCCCCCAGCTTGTCACTGGCCTCCTTGAGGCCGGGAAGTCAGAGCTGGAGAAGCAAG TGAAGCCCGAGGCCTGGCTGTCCAGTGGCCCCAGTCCCGGGCCTGGCCGTCTGCTGCTGGTGTGCCACGTCTCAGGATTCTACCCAAAGCCCGTGTGGGTGAGGTGGATGCGGGGTGAGCAGGAGCAGCCGGGCACTCAGCACAGTGATCTCCTGCCCAACGCTGACTGGACATGGTATCTCCAAGCGACCCTGGATGTGGCAGCTGGGGAGGCGGCTGGCCTGTCTTGTCGGGTGAAGCACAGCAGTCTAGAGGGCCAGGACATCATCCTCCACTGGG GTGGGAGCCACGCCTCCCTGGGCTTGATCATCCTGGCAGTGCTGGTGTGCCTGGTGTCCCTCCTTGCGCTCATTGTAGGCTTGAGGCTCTGGCTTAAGAGGCACCG CTCCTATCAAGACATCCTGTGA
- the LOC138390766 gene encoding antigen-presenting glycoprotein CD1d-like isoform X1: MRSLLLLPLWALLRVWGSPEVPQRHFPFRCLQISSFANSSWTRTDGLAWLGELQTHTWSNDSDTIRFLKPWSRGKFSDQQWDMLQHTFRVYRTSFTRDIQEFVKMLRLAYPIELQLSAGCEVHPGNTSTNFFHVAHEGKDILSFQGTSWEPAPEAPVWINVAVGVLNHDQGTRETVQWLLNDTCPQLVTGLLEAGKSELEKQVKPEAWLSSGPSPGPGRLLLVCHVSGFYPKPVWVRWMRGEQEQPGTQHSDLLPNADWTWYLQATLDVAAGEAAGLSCRVKHSSLEGQDIILHWAGGSHASLGLIILAVLVCLVSLLALIVGLRLWLKRHRSYQDIL; the protein is encoded by the exons ATGAGGTCCCTGCTGCTTCTGCCGCTCTGGGCGCTCCTCCGGGTGTGGGGAAGTCCTGAGG TCCCGCAAAGGCATTTCCCCTTCCGCTGCCTCCAGATCTCGTCCTTCGCCAACAGCAGCTGGACGCGCACGGACGGCTTGGCGTGGCTGGGGGAGCTGCAGACCCACACTTGGAGCAATGACTCGGACACCATCCGCTTCCTGAAGCCGTGGTCCCGGGGCAAATTCAGCGACCAGCAGTGGGACATGCTGCAGCATACCTTTCGAGTTTACCGAACCAGCTTCACCAGGGACATACAGGAATTCGTCAAAATGCTGCGCTTAGCCT ATCCCATTGAGCTCCAACTGTCTGCTGGCTGTGAGGTGCACCCTGGGAACACCTCAACAAACTTCTTCCACGTAGCACATGAAGGAAAGGATATCCTGAGTTTCCAAGGAACTTCTTGGGAGCCAGCCCCAGAGGCCCCAGTTTGGATAAATGTGGCTGTCGGAGTGCTCAACCATGACCAAGGCACCAGGGAAACAGTGCAGTGGCTTCTCAATGACACCTGCCCCCAGCTTGTCACTGGCCTCCTTGAGGCCGGGAAGTCAGAGCTGGAGAAGCAAG TGAAGCCCGAGGCCTGGCTGTCCAGTGGCCCCAGTCCCGGGCCTGGCCGTCTGCTGCTGGTGTGCCACGTCTCAGGATTCTACCCAAAGCCCGTGTGGGTGAGGTGGATGCGGGGTGAGCAGGAGCAGCCGGGCACTCAGCACAGTGATCTCCTGCCCAACGCTGACTGGACATGGTATCTCCAAGCGACCCTGGATGTGGCAGCTGGGGAGGCGGCTGGCCTGTCTTGTCGGGTGAAGCACAGCAGTCTAGAGGGCCAGGACATCATCCTCCACTGGG CAGGTGGGAGCCACGCCTCCCTGGGCTTGATCATCCTGGCAGTGCTGGTGTGCCTGGTGTCCCTCCTTGCGCTCATTGTAGGCTTGAGGCTCTGGCTTAAGAGGCACCG CTCCTATCAAGACATCCTGTGA